A genomic stretch from Nitrospiraceae bacterium includes:
- a CDS encoding molybdopterin-dependent oxidoreductase, whose protein sequence is MKNEGKPGIDRRHLLKGSLALGLVSLLTPRVLWANDSPAITLPFERGRRPLVAFPQKRPLMVMTTRPPQLETPFHIFNEDIFTPNDAFFVRWHLANIPREIDVNTFRLTIRGRVNQSLSLSLHDLHTQFEQVEIAAVCQCGGNSRGFFQPRVPGGQWGNGAMGNANWKGIRLRDLLHRAGLSGDAVQVRFDGLDQPVAQGTADFRKSLTLDDALQEEVLVAHSMNGEALPMLNGFPLRLVAPGWYATYWVKMLNDIEVLNQADQNFWTKQAYRLPANACHCVNPGEALTDTVPIGKMPVRSFITNMEDGQAIPGGKPCAIKGIAFDQGYGIDRVLLSVDGGQEWQSARLGKDFGDFSFRPWEAQFIPKPGHTYALQSLAINRIGESQRFSARWNPSGYLRNVVESVNIHAS, encoded by the coding sequence ATGAAGAATGAAGGAAAACCGGGTATAGACCGTCGACATTTATTGAAGGGAAGTCTGGCTCTGGGGTTGGTAAGCCTACTCACCCCTAGAGTTCTCTGGGCCAACGATTCCCCGGCGATCACTCTTCCGTTCGAACGGGGTCGCCGTCCATTGGTGGCTTTTCCCCAGAAGCGGCCCCTCATGGTGATGACCACAAGGCCTCCTCAATTGGAAACCCCCTTTCATATTTTTAATGAAGACATCTTCACGCCCAATGATGCATTTTTTGTTCGCTGGCATCTCGCCAATATCCCTAGGGAAATTGACGTGAACACTTTCCGGCTGACTATTCGCGGTCGAGTCAATCAATCCTTATCATTGAGTCTTCATGATTTACACACTCAATTTGAACAAGTCGAAATTGCGGCTGTCTGCCAATGCGGAGGAAATAGTCGCGGGTTTTTCCAACCCCGGGTGCCCGGCGGACAATGGGGCAATGGAGCAATGGGAAACGCCAATTGGAAAGGAATCAGACTCCGTGATCTCCTGCATCGGGCAGGCCTATCGGGGGACGCAGTGCAGGTGAGGTTCGATGGCCTGGACCAACCCGTCGCGCAGGGTACCGCTGATTTTCGAAAATCTCTCACCCTTGATGATGCGCTCCAGGAAGAGGTTTTGGTCGCTCACTCCATGAACGGGGAGGCCCTTCCCATGCTGAACGGCTTTCCTCTTCGCCTCGTGGCGCCTGGCTGGTATGCCACCTATTGGGTAAAGATGCTGAATGATATTGAAGTGCTCAATCAGGCCGATCAAAATTTTTGGACGAAACAGGCCTATCGCTTACCGGCTAATGCCTGTCATTGCGTAAATCCCGGAGAAGCCCTAACCGATACCGTGCCGATCGGGAAAATGCCCGTTCGTTCCTTTATTACTAATATGGAAGATGGTCAAGCCATACCGGGAGGGAAGCCTTGCGCCATTAAAGGCATTGCCTTTGACCAGGGGTATGGCATTGATCGCGTGTTGCTCTCCGTGGATGGAGGCCAAGAATGGCAGTCCGCTCGATTAGGTAAAGACTTTGGAGATTTCAGCTTTCGTCCGTGGGAAGCCCAGTTTATTCCGAAACCCGGGCATACGTATGCACTCCAATCACTGGCCATCAATCGGATTGGAGAATCACAGCGGTTCAGTGCCCGATGGAATCCAAGTGGATATCTTCGCAATGTGGTCGAAAGTGTGAATATTCATGCATCCTGA